The Dehalococcoides mccartyi CG5 genome contains the following window.
TAAAAGCGGTATCTATAGCTAACGTACGCACTACTTCTGAAAGTTACGCCAAGAGTACCATGGAGCAGCTGAAAAGCTTTTCATACCTTAAAGCTACAGATGGCTCAGTAGCGGATTATGTATTCCTAAGCCCGTCTGATACCACTTTCACTATCTGCACTTATAACCGTGATGGAAACCTGATACAAAACAAGATTTACGGTATACCCTGGGATGTAGTTACCAATACCCAGAGTATTACTGATAAAGGTATCCAGAAGATAACCATAGTAATACAGCACAATGAGGGTGGGGTAAACAAGATTATCTTTACCCTGATAGATTATGTGACAAAGAGATGAGAAGGTTCATTTTAAAATACAGCGGTAAGCAGGCTGGATTTACGCTGGTGGAAATGCTGGTTGCTCTGGCCATTACCGGACTTATCATGGCAGGGTTAACTACCAGTGTCTTCCAGTTGTTTACCGTCACTCAGCGAAGCAATGACCACATGACCATTATCCGCCATCTGGACATTGTAAACAGCTGGCTTTCCAATGATATTCAGATGGCTAATATCCAACCTGAGTGGGATCCGAATACACATTCCCTGACTATAAACCAAACAAGAGCGCTTGCAGACCCTACAGACCCGGAGTCCAATGTAACTGATTACATCGTCACTTATACTTATAATCCCATTACAGGCACGCTCACCAGAACCGAATTGCGGCTGTTTGACAATTCTACCCAAACAAGCCTCATAGCCGAGTATGTTAGTGGTATACTATTTGAAGATGAGCTGGCACCAAATGAAATAAGCGGTGCCGTAGATATCAAAATAACCATAACCTTACATACCCAGACTGAAGACAGGCTTTTGCACATTAAACCAAGGATAAGCAGCACATAACTGGAATTGCTTGGTTGGGGAGGTGCGGAGATGAGAAACTTAATAACTATAAGCAAGAGGCTTAGAAGCCAGCAGGGTCAAGCGCTGGTTATCGCCCTTATATTTCTGGCCATAGGAGCCCTAACCCTGCCCCCGCTGATGATGCTGATGGGTTCAGCCCTGGTACAGGGTACTACCTTTGAAAACCGGACTGCCAGCCTTTATGCCGCAGATGCCGGCGTTGAGCAAGCTATCTGGTATCTGGATCCGGCAAACAGCCCCTTGATATCCGGTGGTTTGCCCATGCATACAGGAGAAAGCCGAACTCTGCCCGGCATGTCCATAGACGGGCGGACTGTGAGCGTAACTTTAGCCTACCTTGCAGAGGATACCTACCAGATTATGTCCACCTCTGTCAGTTCCACTGAAACCATCAGCATAACTACAGTGGTAGGTGAAACCTTTAACAACTATACCGACATAATGACTCATGTCATTACCTCACAAGGGGACTACACTATTCAAGGCGGCCAAGCCAGCGTAACCCCTGATACAGGCGATAACGCCCCCATAGCCAATTATGATGGTCCATGGCCGGGTGCAAATGAGTTATCTGCTTTTTATTATGTAAATACTACCCCATATGCTTCAGCCACCCTAAATGTGACAAACTATCCAACCGGCGTTCCCGAAATACTAAGACTGGGGACACTTGATATTGTGGCTACAGCGAATGCCGTCTATACGCTTGAAGGTGATATATACATCACGGGTGATACCCTTATCGGCATGACTGGTTCAAACTTCACTCTGGACTTAAACGGCCACTCTATATATGTGAAAAGCAATACAGCCGGAAACCAATATGCCCTTCGTATTGGAGGGAAATGCACCCTGATTGGATCAGGAAGCATCATTGCCGAAGGTAACATAGAGTTTAAACCCAATCTGGCCACCAACCTGAGTGATTATGTATTTGTCCTTTCGGTAAACGGTAAAACCTATATGCAACCTAATGGTAATTTTTACGGTACTCTGGCAGGCTCAACCGAAGTGTATCTCCAGAACGGCTCAGTTACCTATTCCAGCCCGTTTGATGAGTACGGAAACTACAAAATAGATTTTCCCGGCAGCGGTCTCAGCCACTTCTGGGGGATAATAACCTGGAGCATTAGCTAATATATGCCCAAAAGTACTATCTGTTGGGTTGAATATGACACCGCAGACCTGTTAGTATAGTGGGATATAGTCCATATTTAGCAAATTTGCGTGGGCAGCACCGGAGAAT
Protein-coding sequences here:
- a CDS encoding type IV pilus modification PilV family protein; this translates as MRRKLLRRQKGFSLIEVLIALALIGLIGVAFLTALNTAVKAVSIANVRTTSESYAKSTMEQLKSFSYLKATDGSVADYVFLSPSDTTFTICTYNRDGNLIQNKIYGIPWDVVTNTQSITDKGIQKITIVIQHNEGGVNKIIFTLIDYVTKR
- a CDS encoding PulJ/GspJ family protein, with the translated sequence MRRFILKYSGKQAGFTLVEMLVALAITGLIMAGLTTSVFQLFTVTQRSNDHMTIIRHLDIVNSWLSNDIQMANIQPEWDPNTHSLTINQTRALADPTDPESNVTDYIVTYTYNPITGTLTRTELRLFDNSTQTSLIAEYVSGILFEDELAPNEISGAVDIKITITLHTQTEDRLLHIKPRISST
- a CDS encoding pilus assembly PilX family protein, translated to MRNLITISKRLRSQQGQALVIALIFLAIGALTLPPLMMLMGSALVQGTTFENRTASLYAADAGVEQAIWYLDPANSPLISGGLPMHTGESRTLPGMSIDGRTVSVTLAYLAEDTYQIMSTSVSSTETISITTVVGETFNNYTDIMTHVITSQGDYTIQGGQASVTPDTGDNAPIANYDGPWPGANELSAFYYVNTTPYASATLNVTNYPTGVPEILRLGTLDIVATANAVYTLEGDIYITGDTLIGMTGSNFTLDLNGHSIYVKSNTAGNQYALRIGGKCTLIGSGSIIAEGNIEFKPNLATNLSDYVFVLSVNGKTYMQPNGNFYGTLAGSTEVYLQNGSVTYSSPFDEYGNYKIDFPGSGLSHFWGIITWSIS